Proteins encoded in a region of the Raphanus sativus cultivar WK10039 chromosome 8, ASM80110v3, whole genome shotgun sequence genome:
- the LOC108834114 gene encoding putative glycine-rich cell wall structural protein 1: MKGEFLTLALISLLLAFSFVYGGGESENPHSAASPSSDPTGGSSGASGSAHGPNWGYDWGWGSTPEGGYGYGSGSGSTPDGKGKGTGFGFGSGSGSGSGTGFGFGSGGGGATGGGSGHGSGTGHASEAASSGGGNGGASPGRRERSQHR, from the coding sequence ATGAAAGGTGAGTTTCTCACATTGGCTCTAATATCTCTACTATTAGCCTTCTCGTTTGTCTATGGAGGAGGAGAGTCTGAAAACCCTCATTCTGCGGCCAGCCCAAGCAGTGATCCCACCGGAGGATCCAGCGGGGCAAGCGGTTCGGCTCATGGACCTAATTGGGGATATGATTGGGGATGGGGATCAACCCCAGAAGGTGGTTATGGCtatggttctggttctggttcaaCACCAGATGGAAAAGGAAAAGGGACCGGATTTGGgtttggttctggttctggttctggttcaGGAACtgggtttgggtttggttcAGGAGGAGGAGGGGCCACAGGCGGTGGCTCTGGCCACGGAAGTGGGACTGGACACGCAAGTGAAGCGGCTAGCTCAGGCGGTGGAAATGGTGGAGCTTCTCCAGGTCGAAGAGAGAGAAGCCAACACCGCTAA
- the LOC108818797 gene encoding probable starch synthase 4, chloroplastic/amyloplastic isoform X2, whose translation MTTTKLSSCFLTNGLVGGISCKREHGSSPRFFYLPSRRLLPASCKIRQQRGFDSNKRQEIKKGSPEPILPINSSLQSNSDEEDSQPDTGLGSVESELEKGTNIHPTVETNHVDSSTEKRDEDVQKSEVTRLKSKLSKKKGESVHDATTDDRQDLNVLTVPEVAKALLIKESGGGDQFSDGQFGELMTMIRNAEKNILRLDQARVSALAELSKILSEKEALQGEINVLEMKLAETDERIKTAAQEKVRVELLEEQLEKLRLEMVSPHPESDGYVLALSKEIETLKIENVSLRNDIERLKSKLESVENTGERVVVLAKECSGLESSVKDLESKLLVSQEDVSKLSSLKTECSDLWTKVESLQLLLDRATKQAEQAVLVLQQNQELKNKVEKIEESVKEANVYKESSEKIQQYNELMQDKVELLEERLEKSDAEIFSYVQLYQESIKEFQETLERLKEESNNRKEARDEPVDDMPWDYWSRLLLTVDGWLLEKKIANDDAESLREMVWKKDRRIHDTYIDVKDKSERDAISAFLKLVSSPTSQGLYVVHIAAEMAPVAKVGGLGDVVAGLGKALQRRGHLVEIILPKYDCMQYDRVRDLRALDTVVESYFDGKLYKNKIWIGTVEGLPVHFIEPQHPSKFFWRGQFYGEKDDFKRFSYFSRAALELLLQSGKKPDIIHCHDWQTAFVAPLYWDLYAPKGLDSARICFTCHNFEYQGTSSASDLGSCGLDVNQLNRPDRMQDHSSGDRVNPVKGAIIFSNIVTTVSPTYAQEVRTSEGGKGLHSTLNSNSKKFIGILNGIDTDSWNPATDPFLKAQFNAKDLQGKDENKYALRKQLGLSSAESRRPLVGCITRLVPQKGVHLIRHAIYRTLELGGQFVLLGSSPVPHIQREFEGIEQQFKSHDHVRLLLKYDEALSHSIYAASDMFIIPSIFEPCGLTQMIAMRYGSIPIARKTGGLNDSVFDIDDDTIPTQFQNGFTFQTADEQGLNYALERAFNHYKMDEEKWVRLMEKVMSIDFSWASSATQYEELYTRSVARARASPNRT comes from the exons ATGACGACGACGAAGCTATCAAGTTGTTTCTTAACCAATGGATTAGTAGGAGGAATCTCCTGCAAAAGAGAGCACGGAAGCTCTCCTCGATTTTTCTATCTCCCCTCTCGTCGATTACTTCCTGCTTCTTGTAAGATCCGACAACAACGTGGCTTCGA CTCAAATAAAAGACAAGAAATCAAGAAAGGCTCTCCTGAACCAATCCTACCCATTAACTCAAGTCTTCAGAGCAACAGCGATGAGGAAGACTCACAACCTGATACCGGTTTGGGGAGCGTTGAATCAGAGTTAGAGAAGGGAACCAATATTCATCCCACCGTAGAGACTAACCATGTGGATTCAAGTACTGAAAAGAGAGATGAAGATGTACAGAAAAGTGAAGTTACTCGGCTTAAAAGCAAACTCTCAAAGAAGAAGGGTGAGAGTGTTCATGATGCCACTACTGATGATAGGCAGGACTTGAATGTCTTGACCGTCCCTGAGGTTGCAAAAGCTTTG ttaattAAAGAAAGTGGAGGCGGCGATCAGTTCTCAGATGGACAGTTTGGGGAACTAATGACGATGATTAGAAACGCAGAGAAAA ATATTCTCCGGCTTGACCAAGCACGAGTCAGCGCTCTAGCCGAGCTCAGCAAGATCCTTAGCGAGAAGGAAGCATTACAGGGAGAAATCAATGTTCTTGAAATGAAGTTAGCTGAGACGGACGAAAGGATCAAAACCGCCGCTCAAGAGAAGGTACGCGTGGAGCTTCTTGAGGAGCAGTTAGAGAAGCTTCGTCTTGAGATGGTCTCTCCTCATCCAGAGAGCGATGGTTACGTTCTAGCGCTCAGCAAGGAGATAGAGACGTTGAAGATAGAGAACGTGTCTTTGAGAAACGATATAGAAAGGCTCAAGTCGAAGCTTGAGAGCGTTGAGAACACTGGTGAACGTGTGGTCGTGTTGGCAAAGGAGTGCTCGGGGTTGGAGTCTTCTGTGAAGGATCTGGAGAGTAAGCTGTTGGTTTCTCAAGAAGATGTCTCGAAGCTTTCGTCTCTTAAAACCGAGTGTAGCGATCTGTGGACGAAGGTGGAGAGTCTCCAGCTGCTGCTGGATAGAGCTACGAAACAAGCGGAGCAAGCGGTTTTAGTGTTGCAACAGAATCAAGAACTCAAGAACAAAGTTGAAAAGATCGAGGAATCGGTTAAAGAAGCCAATGTTTATAAAGAATCATCGGAGAAGATCCAACAGTACAATGAGTTAATGCAAGATAAGGTGGAGTTACTcgaggagaggctagagaagtcTGACGCAGAGATATTCTCGTACGTTCAGTTATATCAAGAATCGATCAAAGAGTTTCAGGAGACGCTTGAGAGATTGAAGGAAGAGAGCAATAATAGAAAAGAGGCGAGAGATGAACCGGTCGATGACATGCCTTGGGATTATTGGAGTCGTTTGCTTCTTACTGTTGATGGATGGCTGCTCGAGAAGAAAATAGCAAACGATGATGCAGAGTCGCTGAGGGAAATGGTTTGGAAGAAAGATAGAAGGATTCACGATACGTATATTGACGTCAAAGACAAGAGTGAACGAGATGCCATCTCTGCTTTTCTCAAGCTTGTTTCATCTCCAACAAG TCAAGGATTGTATGTCGTTCACATTGCAGCTGAGATGGCACCTGTAGCTAAG GTGGGAGGTTTGGGGGATGTTGTGGCGGGTCTTGGTAAGGCCTTGCAAAGAAGAGGTCATTTGGTGGAGATTATCCTTCCCAAATATGACTGTATGCAATATGATCGTGTCCGTGACTTAAGG GCTTTGGATACAGTTGTGGAGTCATATTTTGATGGGAagttatataaaaacaaaatctgGATAGGCACTGTTGAAG GTTTACCTGTACATTTCATCGAGCCACAACATCCGAGCAAGTTCTTCTGGAGAGGACAGTTCTACGGAGAGAAAGATGATTTCAAACGCTTCTCTTATTTTAGCCGCGCTGCGTTAGAGCTGCTTCTTCAGTCCGGCAAGAAACCAGACATCATACATTGTCATGACTGGCAAACAGCTTTTGTT GCGCCGCTTTATTGGGATCTGTATGCTCCAAAGGGGTTAGACTCTGCAAGAATATGCTTTACATGTCACAACTTTGAGTATCAAGGTACCTCATCTGCTTCAGATCTGGGATCTTGCGGCCTTGATGTTAACCAGTTAAACAGACCGGACAGAATGCAAGATCACTCATCTGGAGATAGAGTCAATCCTGTTAAG GGTGCTATCATTTTCTCAAACATTGTAACAACTGTCTCTCCTACTTACGCACAAGAAGTTCGAACATCTGAG GGAGGAAAAGGACTCCATTCAACGCTCAATTCCAACTCCAAGAAGTTCATTGGGATCCTTAACGGCATTGACACAGATTCATGGAATCCAGCCACGGACCCTTTCCTTAAGGCTCAGTTCAACGCTAAAGATCTTCAGGGGAAAGATGAAAACAAATACGCACTTAGAAAGCAGCTTGGACTTTCTTCAGCCGAGTCAAGACGCCCtttg GTTGGTTGCATAACAAGATTAGTGCCACAGAAAGGAGTTCATCTAATCAGACATGCTATATACAGAACGTTAGAGTTAGGTGGACAGTTTGTTCTCCTTGGTTCTAGTCCAGTCCCTCATATTCAg AGGGAATTTGAAGGGATTGAGCAACAGTTTAAGAGCCATGATCATGTCCGGTTGTTACTGAAATACGATGAAGCTCTGTCTCATTCGATCTATGCAGCATCTGATATGTTCATTATTCCTTCTATTTTCGAACCGTGTGGACTTACACAG ATGATTGCTATGAGATATGGCTCCATTCCAATCGCGCGTAAAACCGGAGGCCTAAACGACAG TGTCTTTGACATCGATGATGATACAATACCAACCCAGTTTCAGAACGGGTTTACCTTTCAAACCGCTGATGAACAG GGTTTAAACTACGCGTTGGAGCGGGCATTTAATCATTACAAGATGGATGAAGAGAAATGGGTGAGACTGATGGAGAAAGTGATGAGCATAGACTTTAGCTGGGCATCATCGGCTACACAGTACGAAGAGCTTTACACGAGATCAGTGGCCAGAGCTAGAGCTTCTCCTAACCGCACGTGA
- the LOC108818797 gene encoding probable starch synthase 4, chloroplastic/amyloplastic isoform X1: protein MTTTKLSSCFLTNGLVGGISCKREHGSSPRFFYLPSRRLLPASCKIRQQRGFDSNKRQEIKKGSPEPILPINSSLQSNSDEEDSQPDTGLGSVESELEKGTNIHPTVETNHVDSSTEKRDEDVQKSEVTRLKSKLSKKKGESVHDATTDDRQDLNVLTVPEVAKALLIKESGGGDQFSDGQFGELMTMIRNAEKSDILRLDQARVSALAELSKILSEKEALQGEINVLEMKLAETDERIKTAAQEKVRVELLEEQLEKLRLEMVSPHPESDGYVLALSKEIETLKIENVSLRNDIERLKSKLESVENTGERVVVLAKECSGLESSVKDLESKLLVSQEDVSKLSSLKTECSDLWTKVESLQLLLDRATKQAEQAVLVLQQNQELKNKVEKIEESVKEANVYKESSEKIQQYNELMQDKVELLEERLEKSDAEIFSYVQLYQESIKEFQETLERLKEESNNRKEARDEPVDDMPWDYWSRLLLTVDGWLLEKKIANDDAESLREMVWKKDRRIHDTYIDVKDKSERDAISAFLKLVSSPTSQGLYVVHIAAEMAPVAKVGGLGDVVAGLGKALQRRGHLVEIILPKYDCMQYDRVRDLRALDTVVESYFDGKLYKNKIWIGTVEGLPVHFIEPQHPSKFFWRGQFYGEKDDFKRFSYFSRAALELLLQSGKKPDIIHCHDWQTAFVAPLYWDLYAPKGLDSARICFTCHNFEYQGTSSASDLGSCGLDVNQLNRPDRMQDHSSGDRVNPVKGAIIFSNIVTTVSPTYAQEVRTSEGGKGLHSTLNSNSKKFIGILNGIDTDSWNPATDPFLKAQFNAKDLQGKDENKYALRKQLGLSSAESRRPLVGCITRLVPQKGVHLIRHAIYRTLELGGQFVLLGSSPVPHIQREFEGIEQQFKSHDHVRLLLKYDEALSHSIYAASDMFIIPSIFEPCGLTQMIAMRYGSIPIARKTGGLNDSVFDIDDDTIPTQFQNGFTFQTADEQGLNYALERAFNHYKMDEEKWVRLMEKVMSIDFSWASSATQYEELYTRSVARARASPNRT from the exons ATGACGACGACGAAGCTATCAAGTTGTTTCTTAACCAATGGATTAGTAGGAGGAATCTCCTGCAAAAGAGAGCACGGAAGCTCTCCTCGATTTTTCTATCTCCCCTCTCGTCGATTACTTCCTGCTTCTTGTAAGATCCGACAACAACGTGGCTTCGA CTCAAATAAAAGACAAGAAATCAAGAAAGGCTCTCCTGAACCAATCCTACCCATTAACTCAAGTCTTCAGAGCAACAGCGATGAGGAAGACTCACAACCTGATACCGGTTTGGGGAGCGTTGAATCAGAGTTAGAGAAGGGAACCAATATTCATCCCACCGTAGAGACTAACCATGTGGATTCAAGTACTGAAAAGAGAGATGAAGATGTACAGAAAAGTGAAGTTACTCGGCTTAAAAGCAAACTCTCAAAGAAGAAGGGTGAGAGTGTTCATGATGCCACTACTGATGATAGGCAGGACTTGAATGTCTTGACCGTCCCTGAGGTTGCAAAAGCTTTG ttaattAAAGAAAGTGGAGGCGGCGATCAGTTCTCAGATGGACAGTTTGGGGAACTAATGACGATGATTAGAAACGCAGAGAAAAGTG ATATTCTCCGGCTTGACCAAGCACGAGTCAGCGCTCTAGCCGAGCTCAGCAAGATCCTTAGCGAGAAGGAAGCATTACAGGGAGAAATCAATGTTCTTGAAATGAAGTTAGCTGAGACGGACGAAAGGATCAAAACCGCCGCTCAAGAGAAGGTACGCGTGGAGCTTCTTGAGGAGCAGTTAGAGAAGCTTCGTCTTGAGATGGTCTCTCCTCATCCAGAGAGCGATGGTTACGTTCTAGCGCTCAGCAAGGAGATAGAGACGTTGAAGATAGAGAACGTGTCTTTGAGAAACGATATAGAAAGGCTCAAGTCGAAGCTTGAGAGCGTTGAGAACACTGGTGAACGTGTGGTCGTGTTGGCAAAGGAGTGCTCGGGGTTGGAGTCTTCTGTGAAGGATCTGGAGAGTAAGCTGTTGGTTTCTCAAGAAGATGTCTCGAAGCTTTCGTCTCTTAAAACCGAGTGTAGCGATCTGTGGACGAAGGTGGAGAGTCTCCAGCTGCTGCTGGATAGAGCTACGAAACAAGCGGAGCAAGCGGTTTTAGTGTTGCAACAGAATCAAGAACTCAAGAACAAAGTTGAAAAGATCGAGGAATCGGTTAAAGAAGCCAATGTTTATAAAGAATCATCGGAGAAGATCCAACAGTACAATGAGTTAATGCAAGATAAGGTGGAGTTACTcgaggagaggctagagaagtcTGACGCAGAGATATTCTCGTACGTTCAGTTATATCAAGAATCGATCAAAGAGTTTCAGGAGACGCTTGAGAGATTGAAGGAAGAGAGCAATAATAGAAAAGAGGCGAGAGATGAACCGGTCGATGACATGCCTTGGGATTATTGGAGTCGTTTGCTTCTTACTGTTGATGGATGGCTGCTCGAGAAGAAAATAGCAAACGATGATGCAGAGTCGCTGAGGGAAATGGTTTGGAAGAAAGATAGAAGGATTCACGATACGTATATTGACGTCAAAGACAAGAGTGAACGAGATGCCATCTCTGCTTTTCTCAAGCTTGTTTCATCTCCAACAAG TCAAGGATTGTATGTCGTTCACATTGCAGCTGAGATGGCACCTGTAGCTAAG GTGGGAGGTTTGGGGGATGTTGTGGCGGGTCTTGGTAAGGCCTTGCAAAGAAGAGGTCATTTGGTGGAGATTATCCTTCCCAAATATGACTGTATGCAATATGATCGTGTCCGTGACTTAAGG GCTTTGGATACAGTTGTGGAGTCATATTTTGATGGGAagttatataaaaacaaaatctgGATAGGCACTGTTGAAG GTTTACCTGTACATTTCATCGAGCCACAACATCCGAGCAAGTTCTTCTGGAGAGGACAGTTCTACGGAGAGAAAGATGATTTCAAACGCTTCTCTTATTTTAGCCGCGCTGCGTTAGAGCTGCTTCTTCAGTCCGGCAAGAAACCAGACATCATACATTGTCATGACTGGCAAACAGCTTTTGTT GCGCCGCTTTATTGGGATCTGTATGCTCCAAAGGGGTTAGACTCTGCAAGAATATGCTTTACATGTCACAACTTTGAGTATCAAGGTACCTCATCTGCTTCAGATCTGGGATCTTGCGGCCTTGATGTTAACCAGTTAAACAGACCGGACAGAATGCAAGATCACTCATCTGGAGATAGAGTCAATCCTGTTAAG GGTGCTATCATTTTCTCAAACATTGTAACAACTGTCTCTCCTACTTACGCACAAGAAGTTCGAACATCTGAG GGAGGAAAAGGACTCCATTCAACGCTCAATTCCAACTCCAAGAAGTTCATTGGGATCCTTAACGGCATTGACACAGATTCATGGAATCCAGCCACGGACCCTTTCCTTAAGGCTCAGTTCAACGCTAAAGATCTTCAGGGGAAAGATGAAAACAAATACGCACTTAGAAAGCAGCTTGGACTTTCTTCAGCCGAGTCAAGACGCCCtttg GTTGGTTGCATAACAAGATTAGTGCCACAGAAAGGAGTTCATCTAATCAGACATGCTATATACAGAACGTTAGAGTTAGGTGGACAGTTTGTTCTCCTTGGTTCTAGTCCAGTCCCTCATATTCAg AGGGAATTTGAAGGGATTGAGCAACAGTTTAAGAGCCATGATCATGTCCGGTTGTTACTGAAATACGATGAAGCTCTGTCTCATTCGATCTATGCAGCATCTGATATGTTCATTATTCCTTCTATTTTCGAACCGTGTGGACTTACACAG ATGATTGCTATGAGATATGGCTCCATTCCAATCGCGCGTAAAACCGGAGGCCTAAACGACAG TGTCTTTGACATCGATGATGATACAATACCAACCCAGTTTCAGAACGGGTTTACCTTTCAAACCGCTGATGAACAG GGTTTAAACTACGCGTTGGAGCGGGCATTTAATCATTACAAGATGGATGAAGAGAAATGGGTGAGACTGATGGAGAAAGTGATGAGCATAGACTTTAGCTGGGCATCATCGGCTACACAGTACGAAGAGCTTTACACGAGATCAGTGGCCAGAGCTAGAGCTTCTCCTAACCGCACGTGA
- the LOC108822871 gene encoding probable purine permease 10, whose product MKGDGELQVIVQQGKEQNPPVEEEEENSVGSNQTGVSHSNIYKRLLRVIAYTFFVISGQSVATILGRLYYDNGGNSKWLATVVQLVGFPVLLPYYLFSIKTHKTTHRDDGKSASPRNRVLVYLVLGLLVGGDCYLYSTGLLYLPVSTFSLICASQLAFNAFFSYFLNSQKLTPIILNSLLLLTISSTLLAFNNEESSFKKVTRAQYVTSFICTIGASAGFGLVLSLQQVAFRKVLKRQTFSEVMDMIIYVSLVASCVSLVGLFASGEWKTLSSEMDSYKLGKVSYVMNLVWTAITWQVFNIGGTGLIFELSSLFSNAISALGLPVVPVLAVIIFHDKMNGLKVISMILAIWGFMSYVYQHYLDDKNLKNSLGIATEESSDPPEAEGSSGQKIHSLA is encoded by the exons ATGAAGGGTGATGGAGAACTACAAGTCATCG TTCAGCAGGGAAAAGAACAAAATCCAccagttgaagaagaagaagaaaactcaGTTGGTAGCAACCAAACAGGAGTATCTCACTCAAACATATACAAACGGTTGCTCCGGGTGATTGCATACACATTCTTTGTCATTTCAGGCCAATCAGTTGCTACAATCCTAGGCAGACTATACTATGACAATGGAGGAAACAGCAAATGGCTAGCAACAGTAGTGCAACTTGTAGGCTTTCCTGTTCTGCTTCCATATTATCTCTTCTCAatcaaaacacataaaacaacTCATAGAGATGATGGCAAATCAGCCTCACCTAGGAACCGTGTATTAGTTTACCTAGTACTTGGTCTTCTTGTCGGAGGAGATTGCTATCTTTACTCCACAGGACTGCTTTACCTACCCGTTTCCACCTTCTCCCTGATCTGTGCATCTCAGTTAGCCTTCAACGCTTTCTTCTCTTATTTCCTCAACTCACAAAAGCTTACTCCAATCATTTTGAACTCTCTTTTGCTCCTTACTATCTCTTCCACCCTCCTTGCCTTCAATAACGAGGAATCAAGTTTCAAAAAAGTAACAAGAGCACAGTATGTCACAAGTTTCATATGCACCATTGGTGCTTCTGCTGGGTTTGGACTAGTCTTATCATTACAACAGGTAGCCTTCCGTAAAGTCCTAAAGAGGCAAACATTCTCAGAAGTTATGGATATGATTATCTACGTGAGTCTAGTGGCCAGTTGTGTTAGCTTGGTGGGGCTATTCGCTAGCGGAGAGTGGAAAACTTTGAGCAGTGAAATGGATAGCTACAAGCTTGGAAAGGTATCTTACGTTATGAACCTTGTCTGGACAGCTATTACCTGGCAGGTATTCAACATTGGTGGTACTGGGCTGATCTTTGAGCTTTCCTCTCTATTCTCAAATGCTATAAGCGCTTTGGGATTGCCTGTGGTTCCTGTACTGGCTGTCATCATTTTCCATGACAAAATGAATGGGTTGAAGGTGATTTCAATGATCTTGGCTATTTGGGGTTTCATGTCATATGTCTACCAACACTATCTTGATGACAAAAACTTGAAGAATAGTCTTGGAATCGCAACAGAAGAATCATCTGATCCACCAGAAGCAGAAGGGTCAAGTGGGCAAAAGATACATTCTCTAGCCTGA